GCGCTATCTCATTCGTGAACTTGAGAAAAAGGATGACTAAGCCATGATCACACGAGCGTTTCTCACGGGAATGACTGTGGTCGTCCTAGCGCTCTCTGGGTGCGCGGAAAATGAGCACCCCGGGAATGACCGAGGTGCCGATAGGGCCAAAGATAAGCCAGTTGCCGATGTCGTGTCGGCGGAAGAGGCCGTGCGGCTCGCCGATGTTTCCTCGACATATCCGCAGACAATGCCTGAAGAGGAGTACGCTAAAGTGGTAAGCGGACCAACCTGCCGCTTTAGCTATACCCGAGTGGGTGATCCCGTTCTAGTGGTAGAGACTAGTGGTGCGGACACCAGCCAATCACCGGCCGTTATGAAGCTCCACGGAAAGCTTTTTAAGCTGCAAGCCAAACGCAGCACCGGCACTACTCGAGCAAACGGCGAAGGAATTGCGGCCGCGGTGACGCCAGATGGAGAGGGCGAGGAACTGCGCAACGCCGAGCTGCGGTTTCGGATACAAGGCGCTGGGGAGATCGGCTACTGGGGCTATTACGCGTGCAGTTGAGGGCGGCAAAGCTAAGTCCTAACTCACGCGTCTCCCGAGTCTATTCAGTCGGCGCG
This genomic window from Methyloceanibacter caenitepidi contains:
- a CDS encoding DUF6692 family protein produces the protein MITRAFLTGMTVVVLALSGCAENEHPGNDRGADRAKDKPVADVVSAEEAVRLADVSSTYPQTMPEEEYAKVVSGPTCRFSYTRVGDPVLVVETSGADTSQSPAVMKLHGKLFKLQAKRSTGTTRANGEGIAAAVTPDGEGEELRNAELRFRIQGAGEIGYWGYYACS